One genomic segment of Polyangia bacterium includes these proteins:
- a CDS encoding tetratricopeptide repeat protein gives MPAATLQTGGLQSATCDRRFRYWSTFRAANDYFPTLVFVARAAAFAVSMAAIVSVSPAAFAQSGAEADAAISKGVVLRRQGKDEEALEFFQRANKLAPSPRAKAQIGPAEQAIGRWPTPKRI, from the coding sequence GTGCCGGCGGCGACTTTGCAAACGGGCGGTCTGCAAAGCGCAACTTGCGACAGGCGCTTCCGATATTGGAGTACATTCCGCGCCGCGAACGATTATTTTCCCACTCTTGTTTTCGTCGCGCGCGCTGCCGCTTTTGCGGTTTCTATGGCGGCGATTGTCAGCGTGTCGCCCGCTGCTTTCGCCCAATCCGGCGCCGAAGCCGATGCCGCCATCAGCAAAGGCGTCGTGCTGCGCCGTCAGGGCAAAGACGAGGAGGCGCTGGAATTCTTTCAACGAGCGAACAAGTTGGCCCCTAGCCCGCGGGCCAAGGCGCAGATCGGCCCGGCCGAACAGGCCATCGGTCGCTGGCCGACGCCGAAAAGGATCTGA
- a CDS encoding PEGA domain-containing protein: MSAAGDPWIAKQHNVLGEALNVIRRHVGSLTVKGEPAGAVVEMDGEAVGVLPLRDRHVTAGEVVVTVRASGYISVTRKVSVTPGSWQRRFSTSSDWTATA; the protein is encoded by the coding sequence ATGTCAGCGGCCGGCGATCCGTGGATCGCCAAGCAGCACAACGTCCTCGGCGAAGCGCTGAACGTGATCCGACGGCACGTCGGTTCATTGACCGTCAAGGGCGAGCCCGCGGGCGCCGTCGTCGAGATGGACGGCGAGGCGGTGGGCGTCTTGCCGCTGCGCGACCGTCATGTCACGGCCGGCGAGGTGGTGGTGACCGTGCGCGCGTCTGGATACATCAGCGTGACCCGCAAGGTATCGGTCACCCCCGGGAGCTGGCAGCGGAGGTTTTCCACCTCAAGCGACTGGACAGCGACAGCGTGA
- a CDS encoding right-handed parallel beta-helix repeat-containing protein, whose product MLKLRSIFVTSLLTGLVVTSNFGCGGSGGSTTDASDARTDTHDAVSSDVKVDTGGTGGATTDAKDALDAVDVPKDTVDAADATDAKDATDAGDVSDAGDAKDATDATDAEVTTPVCTSPCTLGAHQCGTNGGVQTCATNASGCPVFGAEVACGGHQACSGGVCGCVAPSDTGCTAAGTFCATDGSLKTCAVDGSCKFVSATTACATDTQCTGTLPSAACTCNNQCATVGNFCSDAKTAAVCANDGNSPACRTITGTTACGSIKNCVGGACICPAAGGTHENEGCVRGTDANICDTTHILTCVHDSDSNCDIWKVAPGGLCESDNGGGLTCGSKAGHAACQCPARTGGDVFADPAGGTSDTGGVFATGIQSPAQCRLPTLTKGLGVAASTAGVTRVVAIADAPPAAFNAEPSFPLNVPAGVLLTTADATPTPANYKVNFNSATNIAVLLADKSEIQGFTLQNVSGSASGVMVNALPSAQVTLDNVVIDAHGTTSTLTDGILINSNSSATLNAVTVGGAAVAALAANTSATVGVTGGTFTGSKFGVDVQLGAVTMTNATISANQTGIQLETGAAPSLHLVGGTVTGNTVGAVISKGALLADTGATFTLSTGDGITISSGSANLHGVDINNNGGDGLAASGAGTVVVIDQGSHVNGNGTAVAGNGIVGGAGTLLTVDGSTEVASNTGNGIMLLGALTNISAVSIHTNTMNGVDINSDGTVVNIGNSTPATMLITNNTLNGILVEAALKTGSDANSVTLDGVTAATNGGSGIYVAGTAGIASVTIKGSTINGNGDTGVLVEEHGANKTTTVFQSNDVFGNATTSTTHTVGGILFNSSSTLPTFVGNKVHSNVGDELGFTNVPDLPATKWIISPPSAACDATANSLYCHGDGNVGLRVSGASLVDASWVHWSNLPPAGNVDYSPFIAPPAPAQVDVSNACAVVACP is encoded by the coding sequence GTGCTCAAGCTTCGCTCAATTTTCGTTACGTCATTGCTCACTGGTTTAGTCGTCACGTCTAACTTCGGCTGCGGAGGCAGTGGTGGAAGCACCACCGATGCCTCGGACGCCAGGACGGACACTCACGACGCCGTCTCAAGCGACGTCAAAGTAGACACGGGAGGAACCGGCGGCGCCACAACTGACGCCAAGGATGCTCTCGACGCCGTCGACGTCCCCAAGGACACCGTCGACGCCGCGGACGCCACCGACGCGAAGGACGCCACCGATGCCGGTGATGTCAGCGACGCTGGCGACGCCAAGGACGCCACCGACGCGACCGACGCCGAGGTGACGACGCCGGTTTGCACTAGCCCTTGCACGCTCGGCGCGCATCAGTGCGGTACTAACGGCGGCGTGCAAACGTGCGCGACCAATGCCAGCGGTTGCCCAGTATTTGGCGCCGAGGTTGCCTGCGGCGGCCATCAGGCCTGCAGCGGCGGCGTCTGCGGCTGCGTTGCCCCGTCTGATACGGGCTGCACGGCTGCTGGAACGTTCTGCGCCACCGACGGATCTCTCAAGACCTGCGCGGTGGACGGCTCGTGCAAGTTCGTGTCTGCCACAACGGCATGCGCGACCGACACGCAGTGCACGGGAACGCTCCCCAGCGCCGCTTGCACCTGCAACAACCAGTGCGCGACTGTCGGCAATTTCTGCTCTGACGCGAAGACGGCCGCCGTCTGCGCCAACGACGGAAACTCGCCGGCCTGCCGGACGATCACCGGGACCACCGCCTGCGGCAGCATCAAGAACTGCGTCGGCGGCGCTTGCATTTGCCCGGCCGCTGGCGGAACCCACGAGAACGAGGGTTGCGTCCGTGGAACCGACGCAAACATCTGCGACACCACTCACATCCTCACCTGCGTCCACGACAGCGACAGCAATTGCGACATCTGGAAGGTGGCGCCGGGCGGTCTCTGCGAATCAGACAACGGCGGCGGACTGACCTGCGGTAGCAAGGCTGGCCACGCGGCTTGCCAGTGCCCCGCACGAACCGGCGGTGACGTGTTCGCTGACCCGGCCGGGGGCACCAGCGACACCGGTGGCGTCTTCGCTACTGGCATTCAGTCGCCCGCGCAGTGCCGTCTGCCTACGTTGACCAAAGGGCTGGGCGTCGCGGCCAGCACCGCAGGCGTCACTCGAGTTGTCGCCATCGCCGATGCGCCACCCGCGGCCTTCAATGCTGAGCCGTCGTTCCCCCTGAACGTTCCTGCTGGCGTTCTTCTGACGACTGCGGATGCGACCCCGACTCCGGCGAACTACAAGGTCAACTTCAATAGCGCGACGAATATCGCCGTCCTATTGGCTGATAAGTCGGAGATCCAGGGCTTCACCCTTCAGAACGTCAGCGGCAGCGCCTCCGGCGTGATGGTGAATGCTCTGCCGTCCGCCCAGGTAACCCTGGACAACGTCGTCATCGATGCTCACGGCACGACTTCAACGCTGACCGACGGTATCCTGATCAACTCGAACTCGTCGGCAACCCTCAATGCCGTCACTGTCGGAGGAGCTGCTGTGGCAGCTCTCGCGGCCAACACCTCCGCCACCGTCGGAGTGACAGGTGGCACCTTCACTGGATCAAAGTTTGGTGTCGACGTCCAACTGGGCGCAGTCACCATGACGAACGCGACGATCAGTGCCAACCAGACCGGCATCCAGTTGGAGACCGGCGCGGCACCGAGCCTGCACTTGGTTGGCGGCACCGTGACCGGCAATACCGTCGGCGCTGTTATTTCAAAGGGAGCATTGCTCGCGGACACCGGAGCGACGTTCACTTTGAGCACTGGCGATGGCATCACGATTAGCAGTGGCTCTGCCAACCTGCATGGTGTCGATATCAATAACAACGGCGGCGACGGCCTAGCCGCGAGTGGCGCCGGAACCGTCGTGGTGATCGATCAGGGAAGCCACGTCAATGGCAACGGAACAGCCGTCGCTGGTAACGGTATTGTCGGCGGCGCCGGGACCCTGCTGACCGTCGACGGATCAACCGAGGTTGCCAGCAACACCGGCAACGGCATCATGCTGCTGGGAGCGCTGACCAACATCAGTGCCGTCAGCATCCACACCAACACCATGAACGGCGTCGACATCAACTCCGATGGGACCGTCGTTAACATCGGGAACAGCACTCCCGCCACGATGCTCATCACCAACAACACGTTGAATGGCATCTTGGTTGAGGCGGCGCTGAAGACCGGAAGCGATGCCAACTCTGTCACGTTGGACGGCGTAACGGCCGCGACCAACGGTGGCAGCGGCATCTACGTTGCCGGCACGGCCGGCATCGCATCGGTCACGATCAAGGGGTCGACCATCAACGGTAACGGTGACACCGGTGTGCTGGTCGAGGAACACGGAGCAAACAAGACGACCACCGTATTCCAAAGCAATGACGTGTTTGGAAACGCGACAACCAGCACAACTCACACCGTCGGCGGCATCCTCTTCAACAGCAGCAGCACGCTGCCGACGTTCGTCGGAAACAAGGTGCACTCGAACGTGGGCGACGAATTGGGATTCACCAACGTTCCCGACCTGCCCGCGACCAAGTGGATTATCAGCCCTCCGTCCGCCGCTTGCGACGCTACGGCGAACTCCCTGTACTGCCACGGCGACGGAAACGTCGGTCTCCGTGTCAGCGGTGCGTCGCTCGTCGACGCATCGTGGGTCCACTGGTCGAATCTGCCGCCAGCCGGTAACGTCGATTACTCGCCGTTCATCGCGCCGCCGGCTCCCGCTCAGGTGGACGTGAGCAACGCCTGCGCGGTGGTCGCCTGCCCGTAA
- a CDS encoding Uma2 family endonuclease, with the protein MGRPIKKPATYQDLLRVPEPLVAEIVDGELYASPRPSPPHAVATTALGGDLSGPFQRGRGGPGGWWILFEPELHLGGDVLVPDLAGWRRERMPAVPKTAAFELAPDWICEVLSPGTARLDRGRKLPAYAREGVGHAWLVDPTSRTVEVLGLDQGGWRLLTTCGDDDLVRLPPFDAVELDLLALWGETRPAP; encoded by the coding sequence ATGGGCCGTCCGATCAAAAAGCCAGCGACGTACCAGGACCTGCTGCGCGTTCCGGAGCCCCTGGTCGCCGAGATCGTCGACGGTGAGCTTTACGCCAGTCCGCGGCCGTCGCCGCCTCATGCGGTCGCCACCACGGCCCTGGGAGGCGATCTCAGCGGGCCCTTCCAGCGCGGTCGCGGCGGTCCGGGCGGCTGGTGGATACTTTTCGAACCGGAGCTTCACCTCGGTGGTGACGTCCTCGTCCCCGATCTCGCCGGCTGGCGGCGCGAACGCATGCCCGCCGTCCCCAAGACTGCCGCCTTCGAGCTCGCCCCCGATTGGATCTGCGAGGTGCTGTCTCCCGGCACCGCCCGCCTCGACCGCGGCCGCAAGCTGCCCGCCTATGCTCGTGAAGGCGTCGGCCACGCCTGGCTGGTCGATCCCACCTCCCGCACGGTCGAGGTCCTGGGCCTGGACCAGGGCGGCTGGCGCCTGCTCACCACCTGCGGCGACGACGATCTGGTGCGCCTGCCCCCCTTCGACGCGGTCGAGCTGGACCTGCTGGCGTTGTGGGGCGAAACCCGCCCGGCGCCTTGA
- the glmS gene encoding glutamine--fructose-6-phosphate transaminase (isomerizing) codes for MCGIVGYVGPRPATPLLIKGLRRLEYRGYDSAGLAVAGSDGVKVVRCRGKLAALEALIANDPPPGTLGIGHTRWATHGRPSEVNAHPHKVGPIAVVHNGIIENYLSLRARLEATGRVFSSETDTEIVAHLIDEAVIAGAPSLVEALRVALRQVHGAYALVVVSDRHPGQIVAAKAASPMVIGLGDGETFLASDVPAILEHTRRVIFPEDGDIVEISTSGATFSDLAGKKIERTARTITWDAAQAEKGGYPHFMLKEIHEQPRAIADTLRARLRLDTADADLEGFELGMRDLRRVVLLACGTSYHAGLVGKFLIEATSRIPCEVDLASEFRYRDPVVGANDLVIAISQSGETADTLAAIKEARIRGARVLAISNVVDSAIPRASHGALYTHAGPEIGVASTKCFTAQLAALALVAINFGKRTGALGIDAAEHLVQELAGIPVKMADTLEALGDFSALAKEYATARDFLFLGRGTNYPIALEGALKLKEISYIHAEGYAAGEMKHGPIALIDDGVPVVVIAPQGPGYDKVLSNLSEVRARNGHIIAVATRGDNQITGLCDRVLSIPDAPALLQPFLTVLPLQLMSYAIALAKGNDVDQPRNLAKSVTVE; via the coding sequence ATGTGCGGCATCGTTGGATACGTTGGTCCGCGGCCCGCGACGCCGTTGCTGATCAAAGGGCTGCGCCGGCTGGAATACCGCGGCTACGACTCGGCCGGCCTGGCAGTGGCGGGCAGCGACGGGGTCAAGGTGGTGCGCTGCCGGGGCAAGCTGGCCGCGCTGGAGGCCCTGATCGCCAACGATCCGCCGCCGGGGACGCTTGGTATCGGGCACACGCGCTGGGCCACGCACGGCCGCCCGTCAGAGGTGAACGCCCACCCGCACAAGGTCGGGCCCATCGCCGTGGTTCACAACGGCATCATCGAAAATTATCTGTCGCTGCGCGCGCGGCTGGAGGCGACCGGGCGGGTTTTCTCGTCGGAGACTGACACCGAGATCGTCGCGCACCTGATCGACGAGGCGGTGATCGCCGGCGCGCCGTCGCTGGTCGAGGCGCTGCGCGTGGCCCTGCGCCAGGTGCACGGCGCCTACGCGCTGGTGGTGGTGTCGGATCGGCACCCCGGGCAGATCGTCGCCGCCAAGGCGGCGTCACCGATGGTCATCGGCCTTGGCGATGGCGAGACGTTCCTGGCGTCAGATGTGCCCGCCATTCTCGAACACACGCGGCGGGTGATCTTTCCGGAAGACGGCGACATCGTCGAGATCAGCACCAGCGGTGCGACGTTCAGCGATCTCGCAGGCAAGAAGATCGAACGCACGGCGCGCACCATCACCTGGGACGCGGCGCAGGCCGAGAAGGGCGGTTATCCGCACTTCATGCTCAAGGAGATCCACGAGCAGCCGCGCGCCATCGCCGATACGCTGCGGGCGCGGCTTCGCCTGGACACCGCCGACGCTGATCTCGAAGGTTTCGAGCTCGGCATGCGCGATCTGCGGCGGGTGGTGCTGCTGGCCTGCGGGACGTCGTACCATGCCGGCCTGGTCGGCAAGTTCCTGATCGAAGCGACGTCGCGCATTCCCTGCGAGGTCGATCTGGCCAGCGAGTTTCGCTACCGCGATCCGGTGGTCGGCGCCAACGACCTGGTCATCGCCATCTCCCAAAGCGGCGAGACCGCCGACACCTTGGCGGCGATCAAAGAAGCGCGCATCCGCGGCGCCCGCGTGCTGGCGATCTCCAACGTGGTCGATTCGGCGATTCCGCGCGCCTCGCACGGCGCGCTGTACACGCACGCCGGGCCTGAGATCGGCGTGGCCTCGACGAAGTGCTTCACCGCCCAGCTGGCGGCGCTGGCCCTCGTCGCCATCAACTTTGGCAAGCGCACCGGCGCCCTGGGCATCGACGCCGCCGAGCATCTGGTGCAAGAGCTGGCGGGGATCCCGGTGAAGATGGCCGACACGCTGGAGGCGCTGGGTGATTTTTCGGCGCTGGCCAAGGAGTACGCGACGGCCCGCGATTTTCTTTTCCTCGGCCGCGGGACGAACTACCCGATTGCCCTGGAAGGCGCGCTGAAGCTGAAAGAGATCTCGTACATCCACGCCGAGGGTTACGCCGCCGGCGAGATGAAACACGGGCCGATCGCGCTCATCGACGACGGCGTGCCGGTGGTGGTGATCGCGCCGCAGGGACCGGGTTACGACAAGGTGCTTTCGAATCTTTCCGAGGTGCGCGCTCGCAACGGGCACATCATCGCGGTGGCCACCCGGGGGGACAATCAGATCACCGGTCTTTGCGATCGGGTGCTCAGCATTCCCGACGCGCCGGCGCTGCTGCAGCCGTTTCTGACCGTGCTGCCGCTGCAGCTGATGAGCTATGCCATCGCCCTGGCCAAGGGCAACGACGTCGACCAGCCGCGCAACCTGGCCAAGAGCGTCACCGTCGAATAG
- a CDS encoding ribose-phosphate pyrophosphokinase produces MLKALTIFSGNANRELASAICRYVETPLGNAEVTRFADGEIYVEINENVRGVNCFVVQPTCAPVNDNLMELLVMIDALKRASAGSIIAVIPYFGYARQDRKSKPRTPISARLVADLLTAAGVDRVLSIDLHAGQIQGFFNIPVDHLYGMPVLMDYLRTRFTSEAVIVSPDAGGVERARAYSKRLGTSLAIIDKRRPAPNVSEVVNIIGDVKGRDAIIVDDMVDTAGTLCAAAQAIKEQGARAVFACSTHGVLSHPAIERIMASPLEELIMTDTVPARPEILASGKVKVLSVARILGEAVKRIHHGDSISSLFI; encoded by the coding sequence GTGCTGAAAGCTCTCACCATATTCAGTGGAAACGCCAACCGCGAGCTGGCCTCGGCGATCTGTCGTTACGTCGAGACGCCGCTCGGCAACGCCGAGGTGACCCGCTTTGCCGACGGCGAGATCTATGTCGAGATCAACGAGAACGTACGCGGGGTGAACTGCTTCGTGGTGCAGCCAACCTGCGCCCCGGTGAACGACAACCTGATGGAACTGCTGGTCATGATCGACGCGCTCAAGCGCGCCTCGGCCGGGTCCATCATCGCGGTGATTCCTTACTTCGGTTACGCCCGCCAGGACCGCAAGAGCAAGCCCCGCACGCCCATCTCGGCGCGGCTGGTGGCGGACCTGCTCACTGCCGCCGGCGTCGATCGCGTCCTCTCCATTGACCTGCACGCCGGCCAGATCCAGGGCTTCTTCAATATCCCGGTCGATCATCTGTATGGGATGCCAGTGCTGATGGACTACCTGCGCACGCGCTTCACGTCGGAGGCGGTGATCGTCTCGCCGGATGCTGGCGGCGTGGAACGGGCGCGGGCGTATTCGAAGCGCCTGGGCACCAGCCTGGCCATCATCGACAAGCGGAGGCCGGCGCCCAACGTCAGCGAGGTGGTGAACATCATCGGCGACGTCAAGGGCCGTGACGCCATCATCGTCGACGACATGGTCGATACTGCCGGCACGCTGTGCGCGGCGGCGCAGGCCATCAAAGAACAGGGCGCGCGCGCGGTGTTCGCCTGCTCGACGCACGGGGTGCTCTCGCACCCGGCCATCGAGCGCATCATGGCCTCGCCGCTGGAAGAGCTGATCATGACCGACACCGTCCCGGCGCGGCCCGAGATTCTGGCTTCGGGCAAGGTCAAGGTGCTGTCGGTGGCGCGCATCCTGGGGGAAGCGGTCAAGCGCATCCACCACGGCGATTCGATCAGCTCGCTTTTCATCTAG
- the pth gene encoding aminoacyl-tRNA hydrolase has protein sequence MWLVVGLGNPGAEYAGNRHNIGFQVLDELAARAESTPLRAKFGAAVGEATLGGERILLCKPMEFMNVSGQATARVAKFWKVPVENTVVIHDDLDLPFGRLKLGAGGGHGGNNGVRSLIAELGPDFRRVRFGVGRPTGGHDAADHVLKDFSRAEQKDLLDLRITAANAVEAIIAQGLTAAMNKFNTKSKGNKTVEDDA, from the coding sequence ATGTGGCTGGTGGTTGGTCTCGGCAATCCAGGCGCCGAATACGCCGGCAATCGCCACAACATCGGCTTTCAGGTGCTGGACGAGCTGGCGGCGCGCGCCGAATCGACGCCCTTGCGGGCCAAGTTCGGCGCCGCGGTAGGCGAGGCCACGCTGGGCGGCGAACGCATCCTTCTTTGCAAGCCGATGGAATTCATGAACGTCAGCGGTCAGGCGACAGCGCGCGTGGCCAAGTTCTGGAAGGTGCCGGTAGAAAACACCGTCGTCATCCACGACGATCTGGATCTGCCGTTTGGCCGCCTGAAGCTGGGCGCCGGCGGCGGCCACGGCGGCAACAACGGCGTGCGTTCGTTGATCGCCGAGCTGGGCCCGGATTTTCGCCGCGTGCGGTTCGGCGTGGGGCGGCCGACCGGCGGGCACGACGCCGCCGACCACGTGCTGAAGGATTTTTCGCGCGCCGAACAGAAAGATCTGCTCGACCTGCGCATCACCGCGGCCAACGCCGTCGAGGCGATCATCGCGCAGGGTCTGACCGCGGCGATGAACAAGTTCAACACCAAGAGCAAAGGCAACAAGACAGTGGAGGACGACGCGTGA
- a CDS encoding 50S ribosomal protein L25 — protein MDFAKVSVELRGQSGKGGARKVRAGGKVPGVLYGHKAEPLPVSFDEKTLVQSLDKEKRRNTVFALTVSGSGKSEEVTAMIRDAQIDPLSRRLVHVDFLRVSLDEEVHVTVPLLLTGKAVGVTNGGQLHQSMHAIAIAAKPAAIPTKLEADVTILEIGHALHVSDLKLGAGVRALLDPKEAIASVVAPKAEKLEAEAAPVEGAVPAEGAAAGAAPAAGGEGAAKGGGAAAGAAPAAGKKEGEKKGK, from the coding sequence ATGGATTTTGCAAAGGTCAGCGTCGAGCTTCGCGGTCAGTCGGGCAAGGGCGGGGCGCGCAAGGTGCGCGCCGGCGGCAAGGTGCCAGGCGTGCTTTACGGCCACAAGGCCGAGCCGCTGCCGGTGTCGTTCGACGAAAAGACGCTGGTGCAGTCGCTGGACAAGGAGAAACGGCGCAACACCGTGTTCGCGCTGACCGTCTCGGGCAGCGGCAAGAGCGAAGAGGTCACGGCGATGATTCGCGACGCGCAGATCGATCCGCTGTCTCGCCGCCTGGTCCACGTCGACTTCCTGCGCGTCAGCCTGGACGAAGAGGTTCACGTGACGGTGCCGCTGCTGCTGACCGGCAAGGCGGTCGGCGTGACCAACGGCGGCCAACTGCACCAGAGCATGCACGCCATCGCCATCGCGGCGAAGCCGGCGGCCATCCCGACCAAGCTGGAAGCAGACGTCACCATCCTGGAGATCGGGCACGCCCTGCACGTCAGCGATCTCAAGCTGGGCGCCGGCGTGCGCGCGCTGCTCGATCCCAAGGAAGCCATCGCCTCGGTGGTGGCGCCGAAGGCCGAGAAGCTGGAGGCAGAAGCGGCGCCTGTCGAGGGTGCGGTTCCCGCCGAGGGCGCGGCGGCCGGCGCGGCTCCGGCGGCAGGCGGCGAAGGCGCCGCCAAGGGAGGCGGCGCGGCGGCCGGGGCGGCCCCCGCGGCTGGCAAAAAAGAGGGAGAAAAGAAGGGGAAGTAA
- a CDS encoding glycosyltransferase family 39 protein: MTVAGSDADPARAPSPTLPTPPSAPARRPSLFAGFSLSQLSDRQVAWGVVLMGLLIYVPLAGTYGLYDPWETHYGEVARQMTVRHDYISLWWPGSPIDAEHFWSKPVLSFWIMSLSMHLFGLGGHLPAGELALTSRPEWALRLPFCLMGVLGIYAVYLILSRFVSRRAGVIAAVVTATSPLYSLVSRQAMTDMAFVGPMTMALVLGALALFDDQDAELPRRQWRRLSWPRSRLFYGVVAIFTVSTLPQIIVDCIQLRWTLTVARHPITLPGVLLMLPWIVGFAAFLWLATRARYKAPLYLYIAAVLCGLAMLAKGLAGLGLPVIIFIVYLAFTNSWHRLRRAQIGFAIVVSLIACAVVAVPWHQAMLIRHGLPFWDELYGDNHWRRLMVGRHGDRGSFEYFVRELGYAILPWIAIAPAALAAAVMRPLRDPRKQGIFWFGAVWFISGYALVTLSVTKFHHYILPAIPGLAIVIGCFLDDLIHRGDGRTAAATAVVGVPLLALVVHDLVGAPSGAQHFIWLFSYDYINTPKGRPWPHALNFGPTLVGFAVVLSGFTLALGWRRIQRSALIGLCLTAVAFTYFLLDGYMRSVTPYWTQKGLIATYYRQRRSPAEHLLAWQMYWRGENFYTENEIFQGPREERTVFLGDRNVENLKDWISKHRGHRAFLLVERSRWTQLEGIVPTDARPTLKVIDESNMKFFLARIDL, translated from the coding sequence ATGACAGTCGCAGGTTCCGACGCTGATCCGGCGCGCGCGCCGTCGCCGACGCTCCCCACGCCGCCTTCCGCGCCCGCGCGCCGCCCATCGCTGTTCGCCGGTTTTTCGCTGAGCCAGCTGTCCGATCGCCAGGTGGCGTGGGGCGTGGTGCTGATGGGCTTGCTCATCTACGTGCCGCTGGCTGGCACCTACGGCTTGTACGATCCTTGGGAGACCCACTACGGCGAGGTCGCGCGCCAGATGACCGTGCGCCACGACTACATCAGCCTGTGGTGGCCGGGCTCGCCCATCGACGCCGAGCACTTCTGGTCCAAGCCGGTGCTGTCGTTCTGGATCATGAGCCTGTCGATGCACCTCTTCGGCCTGGGCGGTCACCTGCCCGCCGGCGAGCTGGCCCTGACCTCGCGGCCCGAGTGGGCGCTGCGCCTGCCGTTCTGCTTGATGGGCGTGCTGGGCATCTACGCCGTCTATCTGATTCTCTCGCGCTTCGTCAGCCGGCGGGCGGGGGTCATCGCCGCCGTGGTCACCGCGACGTCGCCTCTTTACAGCCTGGTGTCGCGGCAAGCGATGACCGACATGGCCTTCGTCGGGCCGATGACCATGGCCCTGGTGCTGGGCGCGCTGGCCTTGTTCGACGACCAGGACGCCGAGCTGCCGCGCCGGCAATGGCGGCGCCTGTCGTGGCCGCGCAGCCGGCTGTTCTACGGCGTGGTGGCGATCTTCACCGTGTCGACGCTGCCCCAGATCATTGTCGACTGCATCCAGCTGCGCTGGACGCTGACCGTCGCGCGCCACCCGATCACGCTGCCGGGTGTGCTGCTGATGCTGCCGTGGATCGTCGGCTTCGCCGCCTTCTTGTGGCTGGCGACGCGCGCCCGCTACAAGGCGCCCCTGTATCTGTACATCGCCGCCGTCCTGTGCGGCCTGGCCATGCTGGCGAAAGGCCTGGCTGGCCTTGGCCTGCCGGTGATCATTTTCATCGTCTACCTGGCCTTCACCAACAGCTGGCACCGTCTGCGCCGGGCACAGATCGGGTTCGCCATCGTGGTGTCGCTGATCGCCTGTGCCGTTGTGGCAGTGCCATGGCACCAAGCGATGCTAATCCGGCACGGCCTTCCCTTCTGGGACGAGCTGTACGGCGACAACCACTGGCGCCGGTTGATGGTGGGCCGCCACGGAGACCGCGGCTCGTTCGAGTACTTCGTGCGCGAGCTGGGCTACGCCATCCTGCCCTGGATCGCCATCGCGCCGGCGGCCCTGGCGGCGGCGGTGATGCGCCCGCTGCGCGACCCGCGCAAGCAAGGAATTTTCTGGTTCGGCGCCGTCTGGTTCATCTCGGGATACGCGTTGGTCACGCTGTCAGTCACCAAGTTCCACCATTACATCCTGCCGGCCATCCCCGGGCTGGCCATCGTTATCGGGTGTTTTCTCGACGATCTGATCCATCGCGGCGATGGGCGGACCGCCGCCGCCACCGCCGTGGTGGGTGTGCCGCTGCTGGCCCTGGTGGTGCACGACCTGGTCGGCGCGCCCAGCGGCGCCCAGCATTTCATCTGGCTGTTCTCGTACGACTACATCAACACGCCCAAGGGCCGGCCTTGGCCGCACGCCTTGAACTTTGGGCCGACGCTGGTGGGATTCGCCGTCGTGCTATCCGGGTTCACGTTGGCGCTTGGCTGGCGGCGGATCCAGCGATCGGCCCTGATTGGTCTTTGCCTGACCGCCGTCGCCTTCACGTATTTCCTCCTCGACGGATACATGCGAAGCGTGACGCCCTACTGGACCCAGAAGGGTCTCATCGCCACCTACTATCGCCAGCGGCGATCGCCCGCCGAGCACCTGCTGGCCTGGCAGATGTACTGGCGAGGCGAAAACTTTTACACCGAGAACGAAATCTTCCAGGGCCCGCGCGAAGAGCGAACCGTCTTCCTCGGCGATCGCAACGTCGAGAATCTCAAGGACTGGATCAGCAAACATCGCGGCCACCGCGCGTTCCTGTTGGTCGAACGCAGCCGCTGGACGCAGCTCGAAGGCATCGTCCCCACCGACGCGCGACCGACGCTGAAGGTGATCGACGAGAGCAACATGAAGTTCTTCCTGGCCCGCATCGACCTTTAA